In one window of Poriferisphaera corsica DNA:
- a CDS encoding serine/threonine protein kinase, which translates to MAEFHEILGFEVIATLGHGARSTIYAVRDKKSRQVYALKRVVRSGPSDQRFIDQAVSEHEVAARFDHPILRKSLKLYRQRSFLRTSEVYVLMEMVDGLTLEQYQSSGIIELVHICKHVATGLGVMHQQNIVHADMKPNNVMVTTSGQVKVIDFGQSCPNGAVKERIQGTPDYIAPEQVMRRNITPQTDVFNLGATMYWMLTKRHVPTMIPKGKAGVDIRTDEQCVPPSELNPDIPPALSSLIMDCVEQHPKDRPSTMQQLVDRIDIATAQIMRRGNPEAAKSEPAMDDTAVEFDINDIDPLDSSDSRQRDAS; encoded by the coding sequence ATGGCTGAGTTTCATGAAATTCTCGGCTTTGAAGTCATTGCCACACTAGGCCATGGTGCTCGCAGCACCATATATGCTGTACGTGACAAGAAAAGCCGCCAAGTCTATGCCCTCAAGCGCGTAGTCAGATCTGGTCCTAGCGACCAACGTTTCATTGACCAAGCGGTCTCTGAGCACGAAGTCGCAGCACGGTTTGACCACCCCATCCTTCGTAAAAGCCTTAAGCTATATAGACAGCGATCATTTCTTCGCACCAGCGAAGTTTATGTCCTGATGGAAATGGTTGATGGTCTCACCCTCGAGCAATATCAGTCCTCAGGCATTATTGAGCTCGTCCATATCTGCAAGCATGTTGCAACTGGACTCGGTGTTATGCATCAGCAAAATATCGTCCATGCGGACATGAAGCCTAACAACGTGATGGTCACTACCAGTGGCCAGGTTAAAGTCATCGACTTCGGACAAAGCTGTCCCAACGGTGCTGTCAAAGAACGTATTCAAGGCACGCCTGACTATATTGCACCCGAACAAGTCATGCGTCGAAACATCACGCCGCAAACAGACGTGTTCAATCTTGGTGCAACCATGTACTGGATGCTTACCAAACGCCACGTACCCACCATGATCCCCAAGGGCAAAGCCGGTGTCGATATCCGCACCGATGAGCAATGCGTACCACCATCAGAACTAAACCCTGATATCCCGCCAGCTCTTTCCAGCCTCATCATGGACTGTGTTGAACAGCATCCTAAAGATCGACCTTCCACCATGCAGCAGTTAGTTGACCGCATCGATATTGCCACCGCTCAGATCATGAGACGTGGCAACCCTGAAGCGGCTAAATCAGAACCCGCCATGGACGATACTGCAGTAGAGTTTGATATCAATGATATCGATCCTCTGGATTCATCCGATTCACGGCAACGTGACGCTAGCTGA
- a CDS encoding ArsR/SmtB family transcription factor, with protein sequence MATTPQNPETLMRQMATLSDETRLRLLRLLERQELGVAELCDILQMPQSTVSRHLKILTEDHWTVSRRSGTTNLYRMIPAELTDSAQQLWKLAQEQTDGWPTLQQDQIRLTERLRQRRAGVQSFFEGAAAEWGETRHKLYGSSFTQEAIQALLPSSYDIADLGCGIGDITARLAGSVHHVYGIDNSPAMITAAKQQTKAFDNVTLLEGDLDNLPLPDNAVDAALLVLVLTYLPNIKAALVEAARVLKPGGKLVVLDLLQHDRDDFRRQLDQHHAGFGLEEMKEGLMRAGFVRECAVALSPEPGAQGPALMLATGEVG encoded by the coding sequence ATGGCCACCACACCTCAAAATCCCGAAACACTCATGCGGCAGATGGCAACGCTGTCTGACGAAACCCGTCTACGCCTCCTTAGACTCTTAGAACGACAAGAGTTAGGTGTCGCGGAACTCTGCGATATCCTCCAGATGCCTCAGTCCACCGTCTCACGCCACCTCAAAATCCTCACCGAAGATCACTGGACCGTCTCGCGGCGATCCGGCACGACAAACCTGTATCGCATGATCCCCGCAGAACTTACAGACTCAGCTCAGCAGCTCTGGAAGTTAGCGCAGGAACAAACAGACGGTTGGCCAACGTTGCAGCAGGATCAAATCCGCCTCACAGAACGACTTAGGCAGCGCAGGGCAGGGGTGCAATCGTTCTTCGAGGGCGCAGCTGCGGAGTGGGGCGAAACACGACACAAGCTGTATGGTTCAAGTTTTACTCAAGAAGCCATTCAGGCTTTGCTGCCATCGTCTTATGACATTGCGGATCTGGGTTGCGGGATCGGTGATATTACTGCTCGACTCGCAGGCAGTGTGCATCACGTTTACGGGATTGATAATTCGCCAGCGATGATCACGGCTGCGAAACAGCAGACGAAGGCGTTTGATAATGTGACGCTTTTGGAGGGGGATTTGGATAATCTGCCGTTGCCGGACAATGCGGTGGATGCGGCGTTGTTGGTGTTGGTGTTGACGTACCTGCCGAACATTAAGGCGGCGCTGGTTGAAGCGGCGCGGGTATTGAAGCCGGGTGGGAAATTGGTGGTGCTGGATTTGTTACAACATGATCGCGATGATTTTCGGCGGCAGTTGGATCAACATCATGCGGGGTTTGGGTTGGAGGAGATGAAGGAGGGGTTGATGCGTGCGGGGTTTGTGCGTGAGTGTGCGGTGGCGTTATCGCCTGAGCCGGGAGCGCAGGGGCCG
- the lipB gene encoding lipoyl(octanoyl) transferase LipB, which translates to MDHQRNSSSEYHVGSLPITVTDLNRLSYAPAFDLQRQTNLAVSQNTAPNTIFLVEHNPVITITPKQSAQANLVASPDHLASLGIETAETDRGGDITYHGPGQLVVYPIIRLSEFNLNLSKYMRLLEQTVIDTLAHYHLTAQREPGNTGVWIPPQPSSPPCTSNSSSSSTLDPTRNQSNNAINTLDPTSGASGISGGGGGSEKVCAMGVRIRKNTTMHGLALNVTTDLSHFQTIIPCGLTDRGVTSLAKLLPNNTPTMPEVKQILTHNLITLLQKSHDNQFEF; encoded by the coding sequence ATGGATCATCAACGTAACTCATCCTCAGAATACCACGTCGGCTCCCTCCCCATTACCGTCACCGACCTCAATCGCCTGTCCTACGCGCCCGCCTTCGACCTTCAACGTCAAACCAACCTCGCTGTTTCACAGAACACTGCTCCCAACACCATCTTCCTCGTTGAACACAATCCCGTCATCACCATCACTCCCAAGCAATCCGCACAAGCTAACCTTGTCGCCTCCCCCGACCATCTCGCATCCCTCGGCATCGAAACCGCTGAAACCGATCGTGGCGGCGACATCACCTATCACGGCCCCGGCCAACTCGTCGTCTACCCCATCATCCGCCTCAGCGAATTCAACCTCAACCTTTCTAAATACATGCGACTGCTCGAACAAACCGTCATCGACACCCTCGCACACTACCACCTCACCGCCCAACGCGAACCCGGCAACACCGGTGTCTGGATCCCCCCTCAGCCTTCATCCCCCCCTTGTACGTCAAACTCATCTTCCAGTTCCACCCTTGACCCGACGCGCAATCAATCAAATAACGCGATCAACACCTTAGACCCAACTTCCGGGGCTTCCGGGATTTCTGGGGGGGGAGGGGGATCTGAAAAAGTCTGCGCCATGGGCGTTCGTATCCGCAAAAACACCACCATGCATGGCCTCGCCCTCAACGTCACCACCGATCTTTCCCACTTCCAAACCATCATCCCTTGTGGCCTCACCGATCGCGGCGTTACCTCCCTCGCCAAACTTCTCCCCAATAACACGCCCACCATGCCCGAAGTGAAACAAATCCTCACCCATAACCTCATCACGCTTCTTCAAAAATCTCACGACAATCAATTCGAGTTCTAA
- a CDS encoding DUF4159 domain-containing protein: protein MTDEHVQAAIERIQNYLFSTQNADGNWEGRYSSPKYVGGETAIVTYALITSGISPQDPRLEKTIKYLINCEMNGTYAVSLRAHCLAAMSSQFAGKLSVDARWLAQNQDGGRYTYAQPSNSFDHSNTQYGILGLWECAKRSISVGSNVWPSVIDHFQSSQNDDGGWGYTPKRQSDVAMAAAGVTSLLIAQEMLYRGRDTANEKLQDAISRGLVYLDVMARKHNGVVGVSKMYDMYGVERVALASGAKMFGGRDWFEAGSEYILKKMSRDGSFSNSQGWAGGSNVNTSFALLYLSRGRVPVWINKIQLNDIKWNNRPNDINLLTRRLSARREQEQNWQVINIASDPFYWLNAPIAWISAREEFSAQKLELENLRTYIQMGGLLIINPENNSREFSESMRLTLSKLFPRAKWIDMPSTHPMLNLIHEIKIPSSKPIRILTNGVRDLAITLPRDWGYVLQTGKSAFNYQPDLAMFNLYAMVSDRGRLSHRLTMPMISKKNTASTSEITVIRARYSGSWGQEPLWLHAIASLLHNNAGINLQRANVPLDKIASYPNAFVHLSGNEAISLSGDQLNAISSFTEQGGTILVETIGGLGDFSISIQEQLTQSLQKPSVRIPDTSPILDGKAIGGYSLVRPKYRNYTTEFIGIKNQSRLEAIYINDRPAIIFTHEDITLGALGMKRWGVNGYEISDARKLWSNMLLYYKQSLDPNAKTIVPTKSIMPDGISTLLQEQTQ, encoded by the coding sequence GTGACTGACGAACATGTGCAAGCTGCAATTGAACGAATTCAAAATTACTTGTTCAGCACGCAAAACGCTGACGGTAACTGGGAAGGCAGATATAGCTCACCCAAGTATGTTGGTGGTGAAACTGCGATCGTCACATATGCGCTTATCACCAGCGGTATTAGCCCCCAAGACCCCCGTCTTGAAAAAACGATCAAGTATCTCATCAACTGTGAGATGAATGGCACTTACGCCGTTTCCCTCCGAGCTCATTGCCTTGCCGCAATGTCATCACAATTTGCCGGTAAACTCTCTGTCGATGCCCGGTGGCTCGCGCAAAATCAAGATGGTGGGCGATATACTTACGCTCAGCCCAGTAATTCCTTTGATCATTCCAATACGCAATATGGCATCCTAGGGCTATGGGAATGCGCAAAACGTAGTATTTCAGTTGGCTCAAATGTTTGGCCAAGCGTGATCGATCATTTTCAAAGCAGCCAGAATGATGACGGTGGTTGGGGATATACACCCAAGCGTCAATCAGATGTCGCGATGGCTGCAGCAGGCGTGACTTCACTTCTGATTGCCCAAGAGATGCTCTACAGAGGCCGTGACACCGCCAACGAAAAACTTCAAGACGCAATCAGCAGAGGCCTCGTCTACCTTGATGTAATGGCCAGAAAACACAACGGTGTTGTTGGTGTCAGCAAAATGTATGACATGTACGGCGTCGAGCGCGTTGCACTCGCCTCAGGGGCCAAAATGTTCGGCGGCCGAGATTGGTTTGAGGCTGGCTCAGAATACATTCTCAAAAAAATGTCAAGAGATGGCAGTTTTTCCAACTCACAAGGCTGGGCAGGGGGTTCGAACGTCAACACATCCTTCGCGCTTCTCTATCTATCTCGCGGCAGAGTTCCTGTTTGGATCAACAAAATTCAGCTCAACGATATCAAATGGAACAACAGGCCCAACGATATCAACCTTCTCACTAGGCGTCTTAGCGCACGTCGTGAGCAAGAGCAAAATTGGCAAGTAATTAACATCGCCTCTGATCCGTTCTATTGGCTTAACGCGCCCATCGCCTGGATCAGCGCTCGAGAAGAATTCAGCGCACAAAAATTGGAACTCGAAAACCTACGTACCTACATACAAATGGGTGGCCTGCTCATCATTAACCCAGAGAATAACAGTAGAGAATTTTCTGAGTCGATGCGGCTTACACTCAGCAAACTCTTCCCGCGAGCCAAATGGATCGACATGCCCTCGACGCATCCAATGCTCAATCTGATCCATGAAATTAAAATCCCAAGCTCAAAACCAATTCGAATTCTGACGAACGGCGTTCGTGATCTCGCGATTACGCTGCCCCGCGATTGGGGCTATGTTTTGCAGACCGGCAAGTCAGCTTTTAATTACCAACCAGATCTCGCAATGTTTAATCTGTATGCAATGGTTTCTGATCGTGGCCGTTTATCTCACCGTTTAACCATGCCCATGATCTCAAAGAAGAATACAGCTTCTACAAGCGAGATCACCGTTATTCGTGCACGTTACTCAGGCAGCTGGGGACAAGAACCATTATGGCTTCATGCCATCGCCAGTCTTCTTCATAATAATGCAGGCATCAACCTGCAAAGAGCAAATGTGCCGCTCGATAAAATCGCTTCATATCCAAACGCATTCGTACATCTTTCAGGCAATGAAGCTATTTCACTTTCTGGTGATCAGCTCAACGCAATCTCTTCATTCACAGAGCAAGGCGGCACAATTCTTGTCGAAACCATTGGCGGTTTAGGCGATTTTTCAATCAGTATTCAAGAGCAATTAACACAGTCACTCCAAAAACCATCTGTCCGCATTCCCGATACAAGTCCCATTCTCGATGGCAAAGCCATTGGCGGATATTCGTTGGTACGTCCCAAGTATCGAAATTACACAACAGAGTTCATTGGTATAAAAAATCAATCTCGCCTCGAAGCAATCTACATCAATGATCGTCCTGCGATCATCTTCACACATGAAGATATCACGTTGGGCGCACTCGGTATGAAACGTTGGGGTGTTAACGGCTACGAAATCAGCGACGCCCGTAAACTCTGGAGCAATATGCTCCTTTACTATAAGCAATCGTTAGATCCGAATGCGAAAACCATTGTACCCACGAAATCAATCATGCCCGACGGCATCTCCACTTTGCTTCAAGAGCAAACACAATAA
- the lpxA gene encoding acyl-ACP--UDP-N-acetylglucosamine O-acyltransferase, producing MSNIHSSAVIDPKVEIADDVYVGPGCIFEGNIKIGKGNYFTSSVYLKGPLVIGEGNRFYPNSYIGHEPQDKKFSPETEGAGTLIGENNVFREGASVHRATGEKPTTVGNDNYMMVNSHLGHDTVIGNENVLVNGSLVAGHVEIADKVTIGGNGVIHQGVRIGTMAMISGGIGMTQDIPPYCIAYYMRTIGSLNMIGLRRGGYRDHIKPLQKAFDLVFKQGLPNKVAVAKIREELGDDPLCEEFAAFVEKTKRGIAQLDVVTRTMKTR from the coding sequence GTGAGCAACATCCATTCGAGTGCAGTGATTGATCCAAAGGTAGAGATCGCGGACGATGTATATGTCGGGCCGGGGTGTATATTTGAGGGAAATATTAAGATTGGGAAGGGGAATTATTTTACATCGAGTGTGTATCTGAAGGGGCCGCTGGTGATTGGTGAGGGGAATCGGTTTTACCCGAACAGTTATATTGGTCACGAGCCACAGGACAAGAAGTTTTCTCCGGAGACAGAGGGGGCGGGGACGTTGATCGGAGAGAATAATGTTTTCCGTGAGGGTGCGAGTGTCCATCGCGCGACGGGGGAGAAACCGACGACGGTGGGAAATGACAATTACATGATGGTGAATTCGCATTTAGGTCACGATACGGTGATCGGGAATGAAAATGTACTGGTGAATGGCTCACTAGTGGCAGGGCATGTTGAGATTGCGGACAAGGTGACGATTGGTGGGAATGGTGTGATCCATCAGGGGGTTCGGATTGGGACGATGGCGATGATCTCGGGTGGTATTGGGATGACGCAGGATATACCGCCGTACTGCATTGCGTACTACATGCGGACGATTGGATCGCTGAACATGATTGGTTTGAGGCGAGGCGGGTATCGGGATCATATTAAGCCGCTGCAGAAGGCTTTTGATTTGGTATTCAAGCAGGGATTGCCGAACAAGGTTGCGGTGGCAAAAATTCGTGAGGAGTTGGGGGATGATCCGTTGTGCGAAGAATTTGCGGCGTTTGTTGAGAAGACGAAGCGCGGTATTGCGCAACTGGATGTTGTGACGCGGACGATGAAGACGAGGTGA
- a CDS encoding ComEC/Rec2 family competence protein, protein MIHSADDITDHLQHAQPLFFTPVVLVFISLMIGILLANLITISIYWFFIPLVLFVAAYYHYLNRMYRVTSLFLLFVLIILSSIYFTVRTQYVSDTHISKYVNSSPKLVQIIGRVDSKPRITEPAKGAFKNFTYRQPGTSFFLHVNQIQINNRYQPSSGNLYVKINQSEHRIKQNASVQLTGWLQSFAPRANPGDVDFPELMRNGDVYGVITLESREHWQASRKEPVTFINRFQQFRFALANYSLNALAAGFDPDSPLAVSLLRPILLGDWTQTDRTLTEQYRRVGLSHILSISGAHLAILLGITWLIGITCCSHPRNAAFLVLFVLSLYLTVLPIRVPILRASIMAACFLFGTISGRPIRAINAWAFAGIISVIINPIDVFTPGFQLSFAIVAALLIFTDSLTRRIYQSSSRHPSIKQLLLKRLVDYFSVSLMAFCVALPFVIYHFQIVSPVAIFLSILAIPFLSIVIVIGLAKIICFTVLPSASVFLADILRLIVDVFQYVIMKADALPFATLQMKNHVVQSWIAFLLVISLLLIIKKNFPKRIIVPALILPILLMYIFNTNAILGVSISRQASDQNLHLYMYSVGDGTCILIRHRDQNFVFDCGSSSFYELASKSIVPSMQMQGINKIQNIIVSHADIDHYLGVLDLVDLIPVEAVIVSPQLLEKSAYENSNNLKYATSYLINQLRQKQIPIQSVAKGGALPVHRNELSNSNLQVQVLWPPVTYAPKQDNDTSIVLKISFANKNILLVGDIGQDAIEHIQQQYDLSDVDVLELPHHGSYNSASESFVTTIAPSVVLQSSGRKRLQNDPWPALLENGKTQRYVTAKHGMIHLTITPLGEINTTTFIK, encoded by the coding sequence ATGATTCATTCTGCAGATGACATTACAGATCATTTACAACATGCACAGCCTCTGTTTTTTACGCCCGTCGTTCTCGTTTTTATAAGCCTAATGATCGGCATTCTTCTCGCCAACCTAATCACCATTTCAATCTATTGGTTTTTTATCCCTTTAGTGCTGTTTGTTGCCGCATACTATCATTACCTAAATCGCATGTATCGCGTTACCAGCTTGTTTTTGCTTTTCGTTCTTATCATCCTGTCCTCAATCTACTTTACCGTTAGAACACAGTATGTTTCAGATACGCACATCTCAAAGTATGTCAATAGCTCGCCGAAATTAGTTCAAATCATCGGACGCGTAGACAGCAAACCACGCATTACGGAGCCTGCAAAAGGTGCCTTCAAGAACTTCACTTACAGACAGCCCGGCACATCTTTCTTCTTGCATGTCAATCAAATTCAAATTAACAATCGATATCAGCCAAGCTCAGGCAATCTGTATGTCAAAATTAACCAAAGTGAACACCGTATTAAACAGAATGCAAGTGTTCAACTTACAGGTTGGCTTCAATCGTTTGCACCAAGAGCAAATCCCGGCGATGTCGATTTTCCGGAACTGATGCGCAACGGGGACGTTTACGGTGTCATCACCCTTGAATCCAGAGAGCATTGGCAGGCGTCACGAAAAGAACCTGTCACTTTCATTAATAGGTTCCAGCAGTTTCGTTTTGCATTAGCCAATTATTCATTGAATGCATTAGCCGCAGGATTTGATCCAGACTCACCGTTAGCGGTCAGCCTCTTACGCCCAATCCTGCTGGGGGATTGGACTCAAACTGACCGTACTTTAACCGAGCAATATCGCAGGGTAGGGCTCTCACATATTCTCTCGATTAGCGGAGCGCACTTGGCAATACTTCTTGGTATTACTTGGTTGATTGGTATAACTTGTTGTAGCCATCCAAGAAATGCAGCATTTCTAGTATTATTCGTATTAAGTTTATACCTCACCGTTTTGCCCATACGGGTACCGATTCTTCGCGCATCCATTATGGCTGCATGCTTTCTTTTCGGCACAATTTCAGGAAGACCAATCCGCGCAATCAATGCATGGGCATTTGCCGGCATCATCTCAGTCATCATTAATCCAATAGATGTCTTTACCCCAGGTTTTCAGTTATCCTTTGCCATCGTAGCCGCATTGCTTATTTTTACAGATTCCCTAACTCGTAGAATCTATCAGTCTTCATCACGTCATCCCAGCATCAAACAATTACTTTTAAAGAGGCTAGTCGATTACTTCTCAGTTAGTCTCATGGCATTCTGTGTGGCATTGCCTTTTGTGATTTATCATTTTCAAATAGTAAGTCCAGTTGCCATTTTTCTTTCGATATTAGCAATACCATTTTTATCAATTGTTATCGTTATTGGGTTAGCAAAAATTATATGCTTTACGGTTTTGCCATCTGCTTCCGTTTTCTTAGCCGATATACTTAGGTTGATAGTTGATGTATTTCAGTATGTCATCATGAAGGCAGACGCGTTGCCATTTGCGACATTACAAATGAAAAACCATGTCGTCCAGTCTTGGATAGCTTTTCTATTAGTTATTTCATTGCTTCTAATCATCAAGAAGAATTTTCCTAAACGAATCATTGTGCCAGCGTTGATTCTCCCAATATTGCTGATGTATATCTTCAATACCAATGCGATTTTGGGGGTTAGTATTTCTCGTCAAGCTTCGGATCAAAACCTTCACTTATATATGTATTCAGTTGGTGACGGCACCTGTATATTGATACGCCATAGAGATCAAAACTTTGTTTTTGATTGTGGATCTAGTTCTTTTTATGAATTAGCCAGCAAGTCAATCGTTCCCTCGATGCAGATGCAAGGCATTAACAAGATTCAAAACATTATCGTGTCCCATGCAGACATCGATCATTACCTCGGAGTCTTGGATTTAGTAGATTTAATACCAGTTGAAGCCGTCATCGTTTCGCCGCAATTATTAGAAAAATCAGCCTATGAAAACAGCAACAACCTCAAGTATGCAACGTCCTACCTGATCAATCAGCTAAGACAAAAACAAATCCCAATTCAATCAGTAGCGAAAGGGGGAGCACTGCCAGTTCATCGCAATGAGCTCAGCAACTCAAACTTACAAGTTCAAGTGCTTTGGCCACCTGTTACTTACGCACCCAAGCAGGATAACGATACTTCAATTGTCTTGAAAATATCATTTGCAAACAAAAACATATTATTAGTCGGCGATATTGGCCAGGATGCCATAGAACATATCCAACAGCAATATGATCTCTCCGATGTCGATGTGCTTGAACTCCCGCATCACGGTAGTTATAACTCTGCTTCAGAATCATTCGTAACGACTATCGCGCCTTCTGTCGTTCTTCAATCCAGCGGCAGGAAACGTCTGCAAAATGATCCATGGCCAGCCCTGTTAGAGAATGGAAAAACTCAACGCTATGTCACCGCAAAGCATGGCATGATTCATCTTACCATCACACCTTTAGGTGAAATAAATACAACAACTTTTATTAAATAA
- a CDS encoding RNA polymerase sigma factor: MTQVSEREIISQIKKGNQAALGSLLKSQQTRLFNVCLRMVGNRDDAAEVTQETFLKVIANISKYRGDAKLTTWMTRIAINQSISFLRKRKYRLVVSLDEPRGTSGGGSGYDDQATALRAQIADDREPGPELSVEKKEMLGKLQEAMGDLEEEFRAILILRDIEQMEYKQIADVLHLPQGTVKSRLFRARLALREAMQKRCSDEKSDRGAMSGAAGQGEVQHD; the protein is encoded by the coding sequence ATGACGCAGGTCTCAGAGCGGGAAATAATCTCGCAGATCAAGAAAGGTAATCAGGCGGCGTTGGGATCGCTGCTGAAGAGCCAACAAACACGGCTCTTCAATGTATGCCTGCGCATGGTGGGGAACCGTGATGATGCGGCGGAAGTGACTCAAGAGACATTTCTGAAGGTGATTGCGAATATATCGAAATATCGCGGGGATGCGAAGCTGACGACGTGGATGACGCGGATTGCGATCAATCAGTCGATCAGTTTTTTGCGTAAAAGGAAGTATCGTCTGGTGGTGAGCTTGGACGAACCTCGAGGGACATCGGGGGGTGGTTCGGGTTATGACGATCAGGCAACAGCTCTTCGGGCACAAATTGCGGATGATCGGGAACCGGGGCCAGAGCTGAGCGTCGAAAAGAAAGAGATGCTCGGTAAATTGCAAGAAGCGATGGGTGATCTAGAAGAGGAATTCCGAGCGATTTTGATTCTGCGTGATATCGAGCAGATGGAATATAAGCAGATCGCGGATGTTCTCCATTTACCACAGGGGACCGTGAAAAGTCGATTGTTTAGGGCAAGGCTGGCGTTGCGTGAAGCGATGCAGAAGCGTTGTTCTGATGAAAAGTCAGATCGTGGCGCGATGAGCGGCGCGGCGGGACAAGGCGAGGTGCAGCATGACTGA
- the purB gene encoding adenylosuccinate lyase, whose amino-acid sequence MQNDTTYVSPLATRNASPQMQEIWSPKRKFTTWRKLWLALAESEKQLGLDITDQQITELRAAIDQPIDYDIAASYEKKLRHDVMAHVHTLGEIAPNAKAIIHLGATSQFVGCNAELIQLRDALKLIANKVAIALDKLAIFADKYRDMPTLGFTHYQPAQPTTVGKRATLWMQELVIALEEIEHRIDSLKFRGVKGTTGTQASFLALFGGDSPTQEAHDKVDQLDRLVTEKMGWDPDKRFAVTGQTYPRIVDATVLASLSTVAAAAQKFATDMRLLANRKELEEPFEKNQIGSSAMAYKRNPMRSERICGLSRFVIGMTQTAYTTSAEQWFERTLDDSSCRRLTLPEPFLALDGTLDILINVASGIVVYDKTVEANLAAELPFMASENIMMAAVQKGADRQDVHEVIREHSQAAAQRVKAEGAQNDLLERLENEDMFKDIDLNAVLDPSKFVGRAPQQVDQFIQNVITPIRTRFADTLNYTPDLKV is encoded by the coding sequence ATGCAGAACGACACAACCTACGTCTCACCACTCGCTACCCGTAACGCATCACCGCAGATGCAGGAAATCTGGTCCCCAAAACGTAAATTCACCACATGGCGCAAGCTTTGGCTCGCTCTTGCCGAATCCGAAAAGCAGCTCGGCCTCGACATCACTGATCAGCAAATCACAGAACTCCGCGCCGCTATCGATCAGCCCATCGATTACGACATCGCCGCCTCATATGAAAAGAAACTCCGCCATGACGTCATGGCCCACGTCCATACCCTCGGCGAAATCGCACCCAACGCCAAAGCCATCATCCACCTCGGCGCCACCTCCCAGTTCGTAGGCTGCAACGCCGAACTCATCCAGCTCCGCGATGCACTCAAACTCATCGCCAACAAAGTCGCCATCGCGCTCGACAAACTCGCCATCTTCGCCGACAAATACCGCGACATGCCAACCCTCGGCTTCACGCACTATCAACCCGCACAACCCACAACCGTCGGCAAGCGTGCCACCCTCTGGATGCAGGAACTCGTCATCGCACTCGAAGAAATCGAGCACCGCATCGACTCACTCAAATTTCGCGGCGTCAAAGGCACCACCGGCACACAAGCCTCATTCCTCGCCCTCTTCGGCGGCGACAGCCCAACACAAGAAGCACACGACAAAGTCGATCAACTCGACCGCCTCGTCACCGAAAAAATGGGCTGGGACCCTGACAAACGCTTCGCCGTCACCGGCCAGACCTACCCGCGCATCGTCGACGCAACTGTCCTCGCATCCCTCTCAACCGTCGCAGCTGCCGCTCAAAAATTCGCCACCGACATGCGCCTCCTCGCCAACCGTAAAGAACTTGAGGAACCGTTTGAAAAGAACCAGATCGGCTCCTCCGCCATGGCCTACAAACGCAACCCCATGCGTTCCGAGCGCATCTGCGGCCTCTCCCGCTTCGTCATCGGCATGACCCAAACCGCCTACACAACCTCCGCCGAGCAATGGTTCGAACGCACCCTCGACGATTCTTCATGTCGTCGTCTCACCCTCCCTGAACCCTTCCTCGCCCTCGACGGCACCCTCGACATCCTCATCAACGTCGCTTCCGGCATCGTCGTCTACGACAAGACCGTCGAAGCAAACCTCGCCGCCGAACTCCCATTCATGGCCTCCGAAAACATCATGATGGCTGCTGTCCAAAAAGGCGCTGACCGTCAAGACGTCCACGAAGTCATCCGCGAGCACTCACAAGCCGCCGCCCAGCGTGTCAAAGCCGAAGGCGCACAAAACGACTTGCTCGAACGTCTCGAAAACGAAGACATGTTCAAAGACATCGATCTCAACGCCGTCCTCGACCCCTCCAAATTCGTCGGCCGCGCTCCTCAGCAAGTCGATCAATTCATCCAAAACGTCATCACACCCATCCGCACTCGCTTCGCAGATACCCTCAACTATACACCTGACTTGAAAGTCTAA